One part of the Amaranthus tricolor cultivar Red isolate AtriRed21 chromosome 16, ASM2621246v1, whole genome shotgun sequence genome encodes these proteins:
- the LOC130803235 gene encoding SPX domain-containing protein 1-like gives MKFWKILSYLILQTLPDWRDKFLSYKDLKKQLKLIYPINGDHDSSKPLKRPKLTTEDQNSDSVLNEVNNFIALLEAEIDKFNTFVVEKEEEYVIRWKELQDRLAEARHSNEELMRVGREVVDFHGEMVLLENYSALNYTGLVKILKKYDKRSGSLIRLPFIQKVLQEPFYTNDTISKLVKECEATLDRLFSQNEPQDSSLKTVTISNEASASDAGNGSKESLLTDKDLPEIEHMENMYMKLTLSALRALKEIRSGSSTVNAFSLPPLDSSTLEDETWKKIPFIEQAAK, from the exons ATGAAGTTCTGGAAAATCTTAAGCTACTTAATCTTGCAAACTCTTCCTGATTGGCGCGACAAATTTCTTTCTTACAAAGATCTTAAGAAACAATTGAAGCTTATTTACCCCATTAATGGCGATCATGATTCTTCTAAGCCTCTCAAACGACCTAAACTCACTACCGAAGATCAAAATAGTGACTCCGTTTTGAATGAAGTCAATAATTTTATCGCTCTTTTAGAGGCTGAAATAGATAAATTTAACACATTTGTTGTTGAAAAGGAAGAAGAGTATGTTATTCGATGGAAA GAGCTACAAGACAGGTTGGCAGAGGCTAGGCACTCGAATGAGGAGCTGATGAGAGTTGGAAGGGAGGTTGTAGATTTTCATGGAGAAATGGTTCTGTTGGAGAACTACAGTGCCCTAAACTATACAG GTTTAGTGAAGATACTAAAGAAGTACGACAAGCGTAGTGGTAGTCTAATACGCTTGCCCTTCATCCAAAAGGTTTTGCAAGAGCCATTCTACACAAATGACACCATCTCCAAGCTTGTAAAAGAATGTGAAGCTACACTAGATCGTCTTTTCTCTCAAAACGAGCCACAAGACTCATCCCTAAAAACCGTAACCATCTCAAACGAAGCTTCTGCGTCAGACGCTGGTAACGGAAGCAAAGAAAGCCTGCTTACCGATAAAGACTTGCCTGAAATCGAGCATATGGAGAATATGTACATGAAACTTACTCTCTCGGCTTTACGAGCCTTAAAAGAAATCCGGAGTGGAAGCTCTACAGTGAATGCATTTTCATTGCCCCCATTGGACAGTAGCACGTTGGAGGACGAAACTTGGAAGAAAATTCCCTTCATAGAGCAAGCTGCCAAGTAG